From a single Brassica rapa cultivar Chiifu-401-42 chromosome A01, CAAS_Brap_v3.01, whole genome shotgun sequence genomic region:
- the LOC103858457 gene encoding uncharacterized protein LOC103858457, translated as MPLPWKKSKSGRISKFVSDLQQSPKRGGSLVVETGFPTSLIHLFFKNRDRLKKSSSKRNNNKAQIPTGPSHSHSTRQRVASLPPPPPQLPASVTEDQTASKIDESFVCDGGVTPENRNDEYGGNGGDHDGGGGGCCVLMVVAIKVFVVAVFALSTKKLAVGITISAFALLFLEFAVPRVLTLLNLCPNAQVRLDSLIRKLIGTKKLEPSSPPSSSSSNVSFEIIETFQEPRDCIEETPVPEPPGAEEREVLTIRDVVFTKEKSKSAKLKSKIVKKIVPKKLRSYKKKKKLKKMKEKEEAEGVEIEIFEEEGEGSTTEASSLYSEDITESEVSERYEIGSNPPLLESCEEEEEEEEESKRDLTKVMVMIVVALAGLLGGKVLAIVLTVSSCLFLRLVCSKSQTIL; from the coding sequence ATGCCTTTGCCTTGGAAGAAATCCAAATCGGGTCGGATCTCCAAATTCGTATCGGACCTCCAACAATCTCCCAAACGCGGCGGATCTCTCGTCGTCGAAACTGGCTTCCCCACTTCCCTTATCCATCTCTTCTTCAAGAACCGCGATCGTCTAAAAAAATCTTCTTCTAAacgcaacaacaacaaagctcAGATACCAACCGGTCCGAGCCATTCTCATTCGACACGTCAGCGTGTTGCgtctctccctcctcctcctcctcagctACCAGCGTCGGTGACGGAGGATCAAACGGCGAGTAAGATCGACGAAAGCTTCGTCTGTGACGGTGGCGTAACACCTGAGAACAGAAACGACGAATACGGCGGAAACGGCGGTGACCAcgacggcggaggaggaggatgtTGTGTATTGATGGTGGTTGCGATTAAGGTCTTCGTGGTGGCTGTGTTCGCCTTGAGCACGAAAAAGCTCGCCGTGGGGATCACTATCTCCGCCTTCGCCCTCCTCTTCCTCGAGTTCGCCGTGCCGCGTGTCCTCACGCTCCTCAATCTCTGCCCCAACGCGCAGGTTCGGCTCGATTCGTTGATCAGAAAACTCATAGGGACGAAGAAGCTAGAACCATCatctccaccatcatcatcatcatcgaatGTCTCCTTCGAAATCATCGAAACCTTCCAAGAACCGAGAGATTGCATCGAGGAAACTCCAGTTCCCGAGCCACCAGGAGCGGAGGAGAGAGAGGTGCTGACGATAAGAGACGTGGTGTTCACGAAGGAGAAGAGCAAAAGCGCGAAGCTTAAGTCAAAGATCGTGAAGAAGATCGTGCCGAAGAAGCTGAGGAgttacaagaagaagaagaagctgaagaagatgaaggaaaaagaagaagcgGAAGGTGTGGAGATTGAGATATtcgaagaagaaggagaagggtCTACGACGGAAGCTTCCAGCTTGTATTCCGAAGATATAACCGAGAGCGAAGTGTCTGAGAGATACGAGATTGGTTCGAATCCGCCATTGTTGGAGAgctgtgaagaagaagaagaagaagaggaagaatcgAAAAGGGATCTAACGAAAGTGATGGTGATGATAGTGGTTGCGCTTGCTGGGTTGTTAGGCGGGAAAGTCTTAGCTATTGTTCTGACAGTATCTTCCTGTCTGTTTCTGAGATTGGTCTGCTCCAAATCTCAAACTATTCTCTGA
- the LOC103858439 gene encoding dihydroceramide fatty acyl 2-hydroxylase FAH2, protein MVAERFTVDLDKPLVFQVGHLGEEYQEWIHQPIVCVEGPRFFQSDFWEFLTRTVWWAIPTIWLPVVCYVLSISARKGLTFPQIGLIVAFGVLTWTLLEYTLHRFLFHIETKSYWANTAHYLLHGCHHKHPQDGLRLVFPPTATAILLVPLWKLLHLIATPATAPAMLGGILFGYVMYDVTHYYLHHGQPKEPTFKHLKKYHLNHHFRIQDKGYGITSSLWDRVFGTLPGTKAAQKKL, encoded by the exons ATGGTCGCAGAACGTTTCACAGTCGATTTGGATAAGCCACTTGTCTTTCAG GTTGGTCATCTTGGGGAAGAGTATCAGGAATGGATTCATCAACCTATTGTATGTGTAGAGGGTCCTCGTTTTTTCCAGAGTGATTTTTGGGAG TTCTTGACTCGCACTGTTTGGTGGGCTATCCCAACGATCTGGCTTCCAGTTGTCTGCTACGTTCTTTCAATCTCCGCGAGGAAGGGACTTACATTTCCCCAGATCGGTTTGATAGTTGCCTTTGGCGTACTCACCTGGACACTGCTCGAGTACACGCTTCATCGTTTCCTTTTCCATATAGAAACCAAGAGCTACTG GGCAAACACTGCACACTATCTTCTTCATGGATGCCATCACAAGCACCCACAAGACGGCCTTCGTCTTGTCTTCCCTCCTACCGCAACTGCCATTCTCTTGGTTCCA CTATGGAAGCTTCTCCACCTCATAGCTACTCCTGCTACAGCTCCTGCTATGCTTGGAGGCATTTTGTTTGGCTATGTGATGTATGATGTTACTCATTACTATCTGCACCATGGTCAACCTAAAGAACCAACCTTTAAGCATCTCAAG AAATACCACCTGAATCATCACTTCAGAATCCAGGACAAAGGATATGGGATCACTTCCTCTCTCTGGGATAGAGTCTTTGGAACACTTCCCGGTACAAAGGCTGCTCAGAAGAAGCTCTAA
- the LOC103858467 gene encoding tubulin beta-9 chain, which translates to MREILHIQGGQCGNQIGAKFWEVICGEHAIDPTGQYCGETDLQLERINVYYNEASGGKYVPRAVLMDLEPGTMDSLRSGPFGQIFRPDNFVFGQSGAGNNWAKGHYTEGAELIDSVLDVVRKEAENCDCLQGFQVCHSLGGGTGSGMGTLLISKIREEYPDRMMMTFSVFPSPKVSDTVVEPYNATLSVHQLVENADECMVLDNEALYDICFRTLKLSNPTFGDLNHLISATMSGVTCCLRFPGQLNSDLRKLAVNLIPFPRLHFFMVGFAPLTSRGSQQYSALSVPELTQQMWDAKNMMCAADPRHGRYLTASAVFRGKMSTKEVDEQMMNVQNKNSSYFVEWIPNNVKSSVCDIAPTGLKMASTFIGNSTSIQEMFRRVSEQFTAMFRRKAFLHWYTGEGMDEMEFTEAESNMNDLVAEYQQYQDATVGEEEYEEDEEEYEEEA; encoded by the exons ATGAGAGAGATCCTTCACATCCAAGGAGGCCAGTGCGGAAACCAGATCGGTGCCAAGTTCTGGGAAGTCATCTGCGGCGAGCACGCCATCGACCCCACCGGTCAGTACTGCGGCGAAACGGATCTCCAGCTCGAGAGGATCAACGTCTACTACAACGAGGCAAGCGGGGGAAAGTACGTCCCACGCGCCGTCCTCATGGATCTGGAGCCCGGGACGATGGATTCCCTCAGATCCGGGCCGTTCGGTCAGATTTTCCGGCCCGATAACTTCGTGTTCGGGCAGTCCGGCGCCGGGAATAACTGGGCGAAGGGGCATTATACTGAGGGAGCTGAGTTGATTGATTCGGTGCTTGATGTTGTGAGGAAGGAAGCTGAGAATTGCGATTGTCTTcaag GTTTTCAAGTGTGTCATTCTTTGGGAGGAGGAACTGGCTCTGGGATGGGAACGCTTCTTATCTCTAAGATAAGGGAAGAGTATCCTGACCGTATGATGATGACCTTTTCGGTTTTCCCTTCTCCTAAGGTCTCTGACACTGTTGTTGAGCCGTACAATGCTACACTCTCTGTTCACCAGCTTGTTGAGAATGCTGATGAATGTATGGTTTTGGATAACGAGGCTCTTTACGATATCTGTTTCCGCACCTTGAAGCTCTCTAATCCTACTT TTGGTGATCTCAACCACCTCATCTCAGCTACCATGAGTGGTGTCACGTGCTGTCTCCGTTTCCCTGGTCAACTAAACTCCGACCTTAGAAAGCTCGCTGTGAATCTCATCCCTTTCCCAAGGCTCCACTTCTTCATGGTGGGTTTTGCGCCGTTGACGTCAAGAGGGTCTCAACAATACAGTGCCTTAAGCGTCCCTGAGCTAACCCAGCAGATGTGGGACGCCAAAAACATGATGTGCGCTGCTGATCCTCGTCACGGCCGTTACTTGACAGCTTCTGCCGTCTTCCGtgggaagatgagtaccaaagAGGTTGATGAACAGATGATGAACGTCCAGAACAAGAACTCATCCTACTTTGTTGAGTGGATTCCGAACAACGTGAAGTCAAGCGTCTGCGATATAGCTCCCACGGGTTTGAAAATGGCGTCGACTTTCATAGGGAACTCGACTTCGATACAGGAAATGTTCAGGCGTGTGAGTGAGCAGTTCACTGCTATGTTCAGGAGAAAGGCTTTCCTTCATTGGTACACAGGAGAAGGAATGGATGAGATGGAGTTCACGGAAGCTGAGAGTAACATGAACGATCTTGTGGCAGAGTATCAGCAATATCAGGATGCTACGGTCGGTGAAGAAGAGTATGAGGAGGACGAAGAAGAGTATGAGGAAGAAGCTTAA
- the LOC103858430 gene encoding berberine bridge enzyme-like 22: protein MRDLALCLFVFILAKHVSSVPTKEQFQSCLSTISRNPNNLTKHTSDSRLYTASLKTSSPSSNFLNLNFTSLKPILTLKPKSESEIKKAILCSKKLGVQVRTLSGGHDYEGLSYLSLTPFIIIDLVNLRTITINLTEETAWIQSGATLGELYYKIAKTSKVHAFAAGICPSVGVGGHISGGGFGTIMRKHGLASDNVVDARLMDVNGRILDRRTMGEDLFWALRGGGAASFGVVLSWKVKLARVPEKVTCFISQHPMGASMNKLVHRWQSIGAELDQNLFIRVIIDNSVEGGQRRVKTTFQALFLGGVDKLIPLMNQKFPEIGLRAQDCSEMSWIESIMFFNWKSGQPLETMLNRDLRYEDLYFKAKSDFVQKPVPENVFEEVTKRFLEQETPLMILEPLGGKISEVSESESPYPHRRGNIYNIQYMVKWRVNTVEEMNRHVTWMIMLYDYMTPYVSSSPRGAYLNYRDLDLGNNTGSKTSFEDARVWGEKYYRGNFKKLGLVKGKIDPTNFFRNEQSIPPLL from the coding sequence atgaGAGACCTAGCTTTGTGTCTGTTTGTTTTCATCTTAGCTAAACATGTCAGTTCTGTTCCCACAAAAGAACAGTTTCAAAGCTGCTTGTCAACAATCTCCAGAAACCCCAACAATCTCACTAAACACACATCAGATTCCAGACTCTACACCGCCTCATTGAAGACTTCATCTCCAAGCTCAAACTTCCTCAACTTGAATTTCACAAGCCTAAAGCCGATCCTGACCCTCAAACCAAAATCCGAATCCGAAATCAAGAAAGCAATACTATGCAGCAAGAAACTTGGCGTGCAAGTAAGAACCCTAAGTGGTGGTCACGACTACGAAGGCCTCTCTTACCTCTCACTAACACCCTTCATAATCATCGACCTAGTTAACCTCCGTACCATCACCATCAACCTCACGGAAGAAACAGCATGGATCCAATCCGGAGCCACACTCGGCGAACTCTACTACAAAATCGCCAAAACCAGCAAGGTCCACGCCTTCGCCGCAGGGATATGCCCAAGCGTTGGAGTTGGTGGGCATATCAGCGGCGGTGGGTTCGGTACAATAATGAGAAAACACGGTTTAGCGTCTGACAACGTTGTGGACGCGCGTTTGATGGACGTGAACGGGAGAATCCTCGACAGGAGAACGATGGGAGAGGATTTGTTTTGGGCACTTAGAGGAGGTGGAGCAGCGAGTTTCGGTGTTGTGTTGTCGTGGAAGGTTAAGCTCGCTAGGGTTCCCGAGAaggtaacttgtttcataaGTCAACATCCAATGGGAGCTAGCATGAACAAGCTCGTTCATAGGTGGCAGTCCATAGGAGCGGAGCTAGACCAAAACCTCTTCATCAGAGTTATAATCGACAACAGTGTAGAAGGTGGTCAAAGGAGAGTCAAAACTACTTTCCAAGCTTTGTTTCTTGGTGGAGTCGATAAGTTGATTCCTCTGATGAACCAGAAGTTTCCTGAGATAGGATTAAGAGCTCAGGACTGTTCTGAAATGAGCTGGATCGAGTCCATAATGTTCTTTAACTGGAAGTCAGGACAACCGTTAGAGACAATGCTCAACAGAGACCTAAGATACGAGGATCTTTACTTCAAAGCAAAGTCAGACTTTGTTCAAAAGCCAGTTCCTGAGAACGTTTTCGAAGAAGTGACCAAAAGGTTTCTCGAGCAAGAGACTCCACTGATGATCCTAGAGCCATTGGGTGGGAAGATAAGCGAGGTATCAGAAAGTGAGTCTCCATATCCACACAGGAGAGGGAACATTTACAACATACAGTACATGGTGAAGTGGAGAGTGAATACAGTCGAGGAGATGAACAGGCATGTGACGTGGATGATAATGCTTTACGATTACATGACTCCTTATGTCTCTTCATCGCCTAGAGGAGCTTATTTGAATTACAGAGATCTTGATTTGGGCAACAACACAGGAAGCAAGACTAGCTTTGAAGATGCTAGGGTATGGGGTGAGAAGTATTACAGAGGTAACTTCAAGAAGCTGGGTTTGGTTAAAGGGAAGATCGATCCAACCAACTTCTTCAGGAACGAACAGAGTATTCCTCCTCTGCTTTGA